From Burkholderia sp. WP9, a single genomic window includes:
- a CDS encoding tannase/feruloyl esterase family alpha/beta hydrolase: MRSRWASVRVTRDWRAAIQVVGALLWLAAHEACAAPKEAPLAMRCAEFAGAVLPPELIALPSAGVQIESAAMVSATAPGNQQGGEYCRITGRIKGVKATTPDIRFDLNLPRRWNGRALQIGGGGYNGVVVSGTGVMPFSPNRAPLAQGYATFGDDSGHVGDSSVAVFGLVDEAVTNFGFAHLKKTHDAALALIARAYGRPPQRMYFAGGSTGGREGYTVMQRFPDDYDGVIANSPALNFSGVRLLGVKLGQAEYSTPGGFIPPLLLEHVYQRSLAACDALDGAADGIVSDVAACREREAQIIDSLRCAGRAPSHDDCLTDTQLSTLLVMRDGLSLPYRLAWDVNGYSGYNIFQGTHLSGLLGLAHQPERLPVPTFFANGYLFAQGDGYIRYFVARDAGFDSFRFDPQHPGKYRAQLVALSQTIGAMNPDLSRYIARGGKLITLQGLADEVISPNQTIRYYDTLVDRFGIDQVNNFMRLYMVPGFQHGSGVFIPSVDLLGALDNWVTRGASPETLTATDIAAATNGRSRPLCRYPLFPRYVGKGNVNLASSFACAEP, from the coding sequence ATGAGGTCGCGCTGGGCCTCTGTGCGTGTCACGCGCGATTGGCGCGCGGCGATTCAGGTTGTCGGCGCGCTGCTGTGGCTCGCCGCTCACGAGGCATGTGCCGCGCCGAAGGAGGCGCCGCTCGCCATGCGCTGCGCGGAATTCGCGGGCGCGGTTCTGCCGCCCGAACTCATTGCGTTGCCGAGCGCCGGTGTGCAGATCGAAAGCGCGGCGATGGTCAGCGCCACCGCGCCGGGCAATCAGCAGGGCGGCGAGTATTGTCGTATCACCGGCCGTATCAAGGGCGTCAAAGCCACCACCCCCGACATCCGTTTCGATCTGAATCTTCCGCGCCGCTGGAATGGCCGCGCGCTGCAGATCGGCGGCGGCGGTTATAACGGCGTCGTGGTGAGCGGCACCGGCGTGATGCCGTTTTCGCCGAACCGCGCGCCGCTCGCGCAAGGCTACGCAACCTTCGGCGACGACTCCGGACATGTGGGCGATTCGTCGGTTGCGGTGTTCGGCCTCGTCGATGAGGCCGTTACGAACTTCGGCTTTGCGCATCTGAAGAAGACGCACGATGCCGCGCTTGCGCTGATTGCACGCGCCTATGGCCGGCCGCCGCAACGGATGTATTTCGCCGGCGGCTCGACCGGCGGCCGCGAAGGCTACACCGTGATGCAGCGCTTTCCCGACGATTACGACGGCGTGATCGCCAATTCGCCCGCGCTCAATTTTTCCGGCGTGCGTCTGCTCGGCGTGAAACTCGGCCAGGCGGAATACAGCACGCCCGGCGGCTTCATTCCGCCGTTGCTGCTCGAACACGTCTATCAACGCTCGCTCGCCGCGTGTGACGCACTCGACGGCGCGGCGGACGGGATTGTCAGCGACGTCGCCGCATGCCGGGAGCGCGAAGCGCAAATCATCGACTCGCTGCGCTGCGCCGGGCGTGCGCCGTCGCACGATGACTGCCTCACCGACACGCAACTTTCCACCTTGCTCGTCATGCGCGACGGGCTGTCGTTGCCCTACCGTCTGGCTTGGGACGTGAACGGCTATAGCGGCTACAACATTTTTCAGGGCACGCATCTGAGCGGACTGCTCGGCCTTGCGCATCAGCCGGAGCGCTTGCCGGTGCCGACATTCTTTGCCAACGGCTACCTGTTCGCGCAGGGCGACGGCTATATCCGCTATTTCGTCGCGCGCGATGCCGGCTTCGACTCTTTCAGATTCGACCCGCAACATCCTGGCAAATACCGCGCGCAACTGGTCGCGTTGTCGCAGACGATCGGCGCGATGAATCCCGACCTCTCGCGCTATATTGCTCGCGGCGGCAAGCTCATTACGCTGCAGGGCCTCGCCGACGAAGTCATCAGTCCGAATCAGACCATTCGCTACTACGACACCCTGGTCGATCGTTTCGGCATCGACCAGGTCAACAATTTCATGCGCTTGTACATGGTGCCGGGATTCCAGCACGGCAGCGGCGTGTTCATTCCATCCGTCGATCTGCTGGGCGCGCTCGATAACTGGGTGACGCGCGGGGCATCACCTGAAACGCTGACGGCAACCGATATCGCGGCGGCGACCAATGGACGCTCGCGTCCGCTGTGCCGCTATCCGCTGTTTCCGCGTTATGTCGGCAAGGGCAATGTGAATCTGGCCAGCAGCTTCGCATGTGCCGAGCCGTGA
- a CDS encoding OpgC domain-containing protein, with product METRRGHSGGSPPGGRSIEVDFFRGVVLIVIVLDHIPGSTLSHLMLHAYALCDSAEVFVFLGGYASAAAYTAVLAGRGESAAKMRFVRRCWEIYRAYLLTAVLTLLSGAVLATLNLNRPMVDLTGWAPFALQPLREALDIMLLRRQPYLSSVLPMYVIFAICVPFAVPLARRSSLMALGLSVAIWALARPLAALFSIDDVADWAFNPFAWQLMFVLGILCRVQPVSERFHATRTARWCTRGAVVAALTFAIVKLFVLTQPLPGTFKQNLSPDRVINFIVIAWLAAQFVRMGSIAWLARRLPAVVTVGRTGLVCFVAGTLVSLIVDTATPHTFHGFRGVLIGLGGDLVAIGAVLMIARGWNGWKGQQARAAANGAGCG from the coding sequence ATGGAAACCCGTCGCGGCCACTCCGGAGGAAGTCCTCCCGGGGGACGTTCGATCGAAGTGGATTTCTTCCGCGGCGTCGTGCTGATCGTCATCGTGCTGGACCACATTCCCGGCAGCACACTCTCTCATCTGATGCTGCACGCTTATGCGCTGTGCGATTCGGCGGAAGTGTTCGTGTTTCTCGGCGGCTATGCGTCGGCGGCAGCTTATACGGCCGTGCTCGCGGGCCGCGGCGAGAGCGCGGCGAAGATGCGCTTTGTGCGGCGCTGCTGGGAAATCTACCGCGCCTATCTGTTGACGGCTGTGCTGACGCTGCTGTCCGGTGCCGTACTCGCGACGCTGAACCTGAACCGTCCCATGGTCGACCTCACCGGCTGGGCGCCTTTCGCGCTCCAGCCGCTGCGCGAGGCGCTCGATATCATGCTGCTGCGGCGCCAGCCTTATCTGTCGAGCGTGCTGCCCATGTATGTGATCTTTGCGATATGTGTGCCGTTCGCGGTGCCGCTGGCCCGCCGTTCGTCGCTCATGGCGCTGGGCTTGAGCGTGGCGATCTGGGCGCTCGCGCGGCCGCTGGCCGCGTTATTCAGCATTGACGACGTGGCCGACTGGGCTTTTAATCCGTTTGCGTGGCAACTGATGTTCGTGCTCGGGATTCTTTGCCGGGTGCAGCCCGTCAGCGAGCGCTTTCATGCGACCCGCACCGCCCGTTGGTGCACGCGGGGCGCGGTGGTGGCGGCGCTGACATTCGCTATCGTCAAACTCTTCGTGCTGACGCAACCTTTGCCCGGCACGTTTAAACAGAATCTTTCTCCCGATCGCGTGATCAACTTTATCGTCATTGCCTGGCTCGCCGCGCAGTTCGTGCGCATGGGCAGCATCGCGTGGCTCGCACGGCGGCTGCCCGCCGTGGTCACGGTCGGCCGCACGGGGCTGGTGTGTTTCGTTGCCGGCACACTGGTGTCCCTGATCGTCGATACGGCCACGCCGCATACATTTCATGGCTTTCGCGGCGTGCTGATCGGATTGGGCGGCGATCTCGTCGCCATCGGCGCCGTGCTGATGATCGCGCGTGGCTGGAACGGCTGGAAAGGGCAGCAGGCTCGCGCGGCCGCCAACGGCGCGGGTTGCGGATGA
- a CDS encoding ABC transporter ATP-binding protein has product MQPIVSVTNLSKTYATGFHALKNINLAINRGEIFALLGPNGAGKTTLISIICGIVNASVGSVTVDGRDIATDYRGARSLIGLVPQELTTDSFETVWATVSFSRGLFGKPKNPAYIEKVLRDLSLWEKRDSKIITLSGGMKRRVLIAKALSHEPRVLFLDEPTAGVDVELRRDMWKLVRSLAASGVTIILTTHYIDEAEEMADRIGVISGGEIMLVEEKTELMRKLGKKQLTLQLESPLAQVPDSLAGYGLDVAKGGNELIYTYEGEGGRTDIIALLKALDDAGIRFKDLHTTQSSLEDIFVSLLRGDQ; this is encoded by the coding sequence ATGCAGCCAATCGTCTCGGTCACGAACCTGTCGAAAACCTATGCGACCGGTTTTCATGCGCTTAAAAACATCAATCTCGCGATCAACCGTGGGGAAATCTTCGCTTTGCTCGGCCCGAACGGTGCCGGCAAAACAACCCTGATCAGCATCATCTGCGGGATCGTCAACGCGAGCGTTGGCAGCGTGACGGTGGACGGCCGCGATATCGCGACCGACTATCGCGGTGCGCGCTCGCTGATCGGCCTCGTGCCGCAGGAGCTGACCACCGACTCCTTCGAAACCGTCTGGGCGACCGTCTCGTTCAGCCGTGGACTGTTCGGCAAGCCGAAAAACCCGGCGTACATCGAAAAGGTGTTGCGCGACCTGTCGTTGTGGGAAAAGCGCGATAGCAAGATCATCACGCTCTCGGGCGGCATGAAACGCCGGGTGCTGATCGCCAAGGCGCTTTCGCACGAGCCGCGCGTGCTGTTCCTCGACGAACCGACTGCCGGCGTGGACGTGGAGTTGCGCCGCGACATGTGGAAGCTGGTGCGCTCGCTCGCGGCGAGCGGCGTGACGATCATTCTGACCACCCACTATATCGACGAGGCCGAGGAAATGGCCGACCGCATTGGCGTGATCAGCGGCGGCGAAATCATGCTGGTCGAAGAGAAAACGGAGTTGATGCGCAAGCTCGGCAAAAAGCAGTTGACGCTGCAACTGGAGAGCCCGCTCGCGCAAGTGCCGGACTCGCTCGCCGGCTATGGGCTCGACGTCGCGAAGGGCGGCAACGAGCTGATCTACACGTATGAGGGGGAGGGCGGGCGCACCGACATCATCGCGCTGCTCAAGGCGCTCGACGACGCCGGCATTCGCTTCAAGGACCTGCACACCACGCAAAGTTCGCTCGAAGACATTTTCGTCAGTCTGCTCCGAGGTGACCAATGA
- a CDS encoding response regulator, with amino-acid sequence METPGATPLVPPGQDDVQNTLRDNGAGIVAATVSPVSSERPPLRLLLVDDSVDAATAMSMLFEADGYDVRVAHEANHALELAAQFEPEIVLLDLGLPGMDGLQLAEEMRKRASTANALLIAVTGYGQAADRQRSREAGFDHHLVKPVSCEEIQHVITGRFPGGQR; translated from the coding sequence ATGGAAACGCCAGGCGCAACGCCTCTCGTCCCGCCAGGTCAGGACGACGTGCAGAACACGCTGCGCGACAACGGTGCCGGCATCGTCGCGGCTACCGTCTCGCCTGTCTCCAGCGAGCGGCCGCCGCTGCGTCTGCTGCTGGTGGACGACAGCGTGGACGCCGCCACGGCGATGTCGATGCTGTTCGAGGCGGACGGCTACGACGTGCGGGTCGCGCACGAAGCTAATCACGCGCTCGAGCTTGCGGCGCAGTTCGAACCTGAGATCGTGCTGCTCGATCTCGGCCTGCCCGGCATGGACGGGCTTCAGCTCGCCGAGGAGATGCGCAAGCGCGCGTCCACAGCCAATGCGCTGTTGATCGCGGTGACGGGCTATGGGCAGGCGGCCGACCGCCAACGTTCGCGTGAGGCGGGCTTCGACCACCATCTGGTGAAGCCGGTGTCGTGCGAAGAAATTCAGCATGTGATTACCGGCCGCTTCCCCGGCGGACAGCGCTAG
- a CDS encoding acyltransferase has translation MNTRIAGFDGLRAIAVLMVFFQHRLFGDIGEIGHLGVWIFFALSGFLIIGILSAQRTRIETGVSRFGAELKRFLFRRTLRIFPIYYLMLLVMCALMAFGMASPELASGMPFHFAYLSNIWIGSVLHYWPGRYSHLWSLAIEEQFYLVFAPLLLLLAVRRHLAACLVIVATGLVSLMAMRAAHWQDITIYTHPLTNFWLLALGGIGGLMIARKESRLRAWLGHGATLFALSLGLVAFCATEPTWSEVGNPVLFTLISAAYGLCIAALVCSIACCRNAVVIGLLETSWLVSFGRISYGFYLYHNLIPDLTRNHHAEALFGGTVPLWAHVAGIAGSFAISLAMAVLSWRLIEEPILRLKTPRAPASSHAQPAPPSRHERVERSLTDDRATSDAA, from the coding sequence ATGAACACTAGAATTGCCGGCTTCGACGGACTGCGTGCGATCGCGGTCCTGATGGTCTTTTTTCAACACCGACTGTTCGGCGATATCGGCGAAATCGGCCATCTCGGCGTATGGATCTTTTTCGCGCTGAGCGGATTTCTGATCATCGGCATTCTGTCCGCGCAACGCACGCGCATTGAAACCGGCGTTAGTCGATTCGGCGCTGAATTGAAGCGCTTTCTATTTCGCCGGACCCTGCGCATTTTTCCGATTTATTACCTGATGCTGCTGGTAATGTGCGCCCTGATGGCGTTCGGCATGGCGAGTCCCGAACTGGCGAGCGGCATGCCGTTTCATTTCGCTTATCTGTCGAACATCTGGATCGGCTCCGTGCTGCACTATTGGCCGGGACGCTACTCGCATTTGTGGAGCCTCGCGATCGAGGAGCAGTTTTATCTCGTGTTCGCACCGCTATTGCTGCTGCTTGCCGTTAGACGGCATCTCGCGGCGTGCCTCGTGATCGTCGCGACCGGGCTCGTTTCGCTCATGGCGATGCGCGCGGCGCATTGGCAGGACATTACCATCTATACGCACCCACTGACGAACTTCTGGCTGCTGGCCCTGGGTGGAATCGGCGGCCTGATGATCGCGCGAAAGGAGAGCCGGCTGCGGGCATGGCTCGGGCACGGCGCGACGCTCTTCGCATTGAGCTTGGGGCTAGTGGCTTTCTGCGCGACCGAGCCGACGTGGAGCGAGGTGGGCAACCCCGTGCTGTTCACCCTGATCAGCGCCGCGTACGGCCTATGCATCGCGGCGCTGGTGTGTTCGATTGCGTGCTGCCGCAATGCGGTCGTTATCGGCCTGCTCGAAACGAGCTGGCTGGTGAGCTTCGGGAGAATCAGCTACGGCTTCTACCTCTATCACAACCTGATCCCCGACCTGACTCGCAACCATCACGCCGAAGCGCTCTTCGGCGGCACGGTGCCCTTGTGGGCGCATGTCGCAGGCATCGCGGGGTCGTTTGCAATCTCGCTCGCCATGGCCGTTCTGTCCTGGCGGCTGATCGAAGAACCGATCCTGCGTTTGAAGACACCGCGCGCGCCAGCGTCGTCACACGCGCAGCCTGCGCCGCCGTCCCGTCATGAGCGAGTCGAGCGTTCCTTGACGGATGACCGCGCCACGTCGGATGCGGCCTGA
- a CDS encoding ABC transporter permease, translated as MNLYAIRAIYKFEMARTWRTLMQSIIAPVISTSLYFVVFGAAIGSRIKEVDGISYGAFIVPGLIMLSLLSQSISNASFGIYFPRFTGTIYELLSAPVSYLEIVVSYVGAAATKSILLGLIILATAGLFVPLQVQHPFWMILFLVLTAVTFSLLGFIIGIWADSFEKLQLVPLLIITPLTFLGGSFYAVNMLPPFWKVVTLFNPIVYLVSGFRWSFYGLADVNVEVSLAMTALFLAVFLLIVAWIFKTGYRLKS; from the coding sequence ATGAATCTCTACGCCATTCGCGCGATCTACAAGTTCGAGATGGCGCGCACCTGGCGCACGCTGATGCAGAGCATCATCGCGCCGGTGATTTCGACTTCGCTTTACTTTGTCGTGTTCGGCGCGGCGATCGGCTCGCGCATCAAGGAAGTGGACGGGATCAGTTACGGCGCGTTCATCGTGCCGGGTTTGATCATGCTGTCGCTGCTGTCGCAAAGCATTTCGAATGCGTCGTTCGGGATTTACTTTCCGCGCTTTACCGGCACGATCTACGAATTGTTGTCGGCGCCGGTGTCGTATCTGGAAATCGTGGTGAGCTACGTGGGTGCCGCGGCCACCAAATCGATTCTGCTCGGGCTGATCATTCTCGCTACCGCGGGATTGTTCGTGCCATTGCAGGTGCAGCATCCGTTCTGGATGATCCTGTTTCTCGTGCTTACGGCGGTCACGTTCAGCCTGCTCGGTTTTATCATCGGCATCTGGGCGGATAGCTTCGAGAAGCTGCAACTCGTGCCGCTCCTGATCATCACGCCGCTCACTTTTCTGGGCGGGAGCTTCTACGCGGTCAATATGCTGCCGCCGTTCTGGAAGGTCGTGACGCTGTTCAATCCGATCGTCTATCTGGTGAGCGGATTCCGCTGGAGCTTCTATGGTCTCGCCGACGTGAACGTCGAAGTGAGTCTCGCCATGACCGCGTTGTTTCTGGCGGTGTTTCTGCTGATCGTTGCGTGGATCTTCAAGACGGGATATCGGCTCAAGAGCTAG
- a CDS encoding AraC family transcriptional regulator translates to MNQRSLPQHLAAAAAAHSRSVISTSRFSTRGLAPDEQFLAWRQRVGHVVDAPPSKAQVAGGFRGEIDLYATGGMVFTDCSTDSMLLERSVARVSTDSRRDYVFHLFLEGEVGHVTGMHKKRSAPGSVRGIVAFDLNQPFRVERPECRVLSVFVPAALVDEQLRDGAAIHGRIVQQGSPLTGVVFDHMAALARDIPRLDAAGAISALHAGAQLLVAAFRKDAHLSGTGRAALQAAVMGRIRRYVEANLHQGDLTPTSVVQALQLKRATIYRWFEHEGGLGAYIRHRRLREAADELVRYPHLQVAEIAFGLGFQSASDFTRAFRRAFDMSPQDLRARAFDLQQLRNPA, encoded by the coding sequence ATGAATCAGCGCTCACTGCCGCAACATCTGGCCGCGGCCGCCGCCGCCCACTCGCGCTCGGTCATTTCGACGAGCCGTTTCAGCACGCGCGGATTGGCGCCCGACGAACAGTTTCTGGCGTGGCGCCAGCGTGTGGGTCATGTGGTCGACGCGCCGCCCTCGAAGGCCCAGGTTGCAGGGGGATTTCGCGGTGAAATCGATTTATACGCAACCGGCGGCATGGTGTTCACGGACTGCAGCACCGATTCGATGCTGCTGGAACGCTCGGTGGCCCGCGTGTCCACCGACTCGCGGCGCGATTACGTGTTTCACCTCTTTCTGGAAGGGGAAGTCGGCCATGTGACCGGCATGCACAAAAAGCGCAGCGCGCCGGGTTCGGTGCGGGGCATCGTCGCGTTCGACCTGAACCAGCCGTTTCGCGTGGAACGCCCGGAATGCCGGGTGCTGAGCGTGTTCGTACCGGCCGCGCTCGTGGATGAGCAATTGCGCGACGGCGCGGCTATCCATGGCCGCATCGTTCAGCAAGGCTCGCCGCTCACCGGTGTCGTGTTCGATCACATGGCGGCGCTCGCCCGCGACATTCCAAGGCTCGATGCGGCCGGCGCCATCAGCGCGCTGCACGCGGGCGCGCAACTACTGGTGGCGGCGTTTCGCAAGGACGCGCACTTGAGCGGCACGGGCCGCGCCGCGCTGCAAGCTGCGGTAATGGGCAGGATACGCCGCTATGTCGAGGCCAATCTGCATCAGGGCGACCTCACACCGACCAGTGTGGTCCAGGCACTGCAATTGAAACGGGCGACGATCTATCGCTGGTTCGAGCACGAGGGCGGCCTTGGCGCGTATATCCGCCATCGCCGTCTGCGGGAGGCGGCAGACGAACTCGTCCGTTATCCGCACCTCCAGGTGGCGGAAATCGCTTTTGGACTCGGTTTTCAGAGCGCCTCCGACTTCACCCGCGCGTTTCGACGCGCCTTCGACATGAGCCCGCAGGACTTGCGCGCCCGCGCGTTCGACCTGCAGCAATTGCGCAACCCGGCCTAG
- a CDS encoding LuxR family transcriptional regulator, with amino-acid sequence MEHECDTLPHWLTGSPQGEAGHASAAYNSAVAAQPAYPAGTRQPEKSAHAAEASRAPNRTATGIAPTGFLTLFTEEEIGTPSPAARRAAPVISPLVRFGSAQDRIEFVRQRIRQLGFDSFSYSATRTSAHHKTMFVLTSYESQSWLTRYFRERYFELDPRVALASPTGLPFLWNTADMRADLPRAQMRSERLGGLIDLLEATGRKSGILTQMPLPEPELSASLCFNSEIGNPRWMTESIVAETLMFAHTIHEFIWTHAKSVIGIAPAQQQRVTLSELQHAVLRAVVQGQRDKEIAYFLGLSPHNVDYHLRRLRQLFNVRNRVQLINVAQGYVT; translated from the coding sequence ATGGAACATGAATGCGATACGCTGCCGCACTGGCTGACCGGCTCGCCGCAAGGTGAAGCCGGGCACGCGTCGGCAGCTTACAACTCGGCGGTTGCCGCACAACCGGCCTACCCGGCCGGCACGCGGCAACCCGAGAAATCAGCCCACGCGGCTGAAGCATCCAGGGCACCTAACCGCACCGCAACAGGCATCGCGCCCACAGGCTTTCTCACGCTCTTCACCGAGGAGGAAATCGGCACGCCCTCACCCGCCGCCCGGCGCGCCGCGCCGGTCATCAGTCCGCTGGTGCGCTTTGGCAGCGCGCAGGACCGCATCGAGTTCGTGCGGCAGCGCATCAGGCAACTCGGATTCGACTCGTTCAGCTATTCGGCCACGCGCACGTCGGCGCATCACAAGACGATGTTCGTGCTGACCAGCTACGAGTCGCAGAGCTGGCTCACGCGCTACTTTCGCGAGCGTTATTTCGAACTCGACCCGCGCGTCGCGCTCGCCTCGCCGACCGGCCTGCCGTTTCTCTGGAATACGGCGGACATGCGCGCCGATCTGCCGCGTGCGCAAATGCGCAGCGAACGGCTCGGCGGCCTGATCGACCTGCTTGAGGCGACCGGGCGCAAAAGCGGGATCCTCACGCAAATGCCGCTGCCCGAGCCGGAGCTGAGCGCTAGCTTGTGCTTCAACTCGGAGATCGGCAATCCGCGCTGGATGACCGAATCGATCGTGGCCGAAACGTTGATGTTCGCGCACACGATCCACGAATTCATCTGGACGCACGCGAAAAGTGTGATCGGCATCGCGCCCGCGCAGCAGCAGCGCGTCACGCTGAGCGAATTGCAGCATGCGGTGCTGCGGGCGGTCGTGCAGGGTCAGCGGGACAAGGAGATCGCCTATTTCCTCGGGTTGTCGCCGCATAACGTCGATTACCACCTGCGCCGTTTGCGGCAGTTGTTCAACGTGCGCAACCGCGTGCAGTTGATCAATGTCGCGCAGGGTTATGTGACGTAG
- a CDS encoding AAA family ATPase, which produces MKPGKNSLGKRRTRTIVISVCAALIAGLLAFGVWRYQQRAAQVAPALTGVANQMRHDASAWTREEKDASQMLRDIRDANVAAVGVSPNAILISKRDGTKYFVTDHNATFSHALLLGEPKSDEAATYQLVWLPDADILSAGSRWAQLFDQTRDVISLLLPLLLIGGMAWFMRREMRGGAGLLDTAPALRFDDVIGAAEAKTALADIRSYLSDPKQFTSMGVRAPCGILMVGGPGVGKTRLAQALAGECGANFISITGSYFSAKYYGVGIQKVKHLFELARKNAPTVIFIDEADGLAKRTDTGSGPVEAESNRIINQLLAEMDGFASNEGVIIVAATNHPDNLDEALRRPGRFDRTVQVRLPDREDRAKIFRFYAQKLKSKSADIDYDQLARLTTGLSPATVAMVVNQAGLVARKCGDTEIASKHFMEAIKIARIGDVSGAERALSEDERTRIAVHEAGHGLVAALLGTGVLEEVTILPRGGALGVALITKAQDKHLYRETEIRNEIQVLLGGRNAEILTFSEASSGAASDLQEASRISLDMVSKFGFNSDGDLFSLAALPSQYAGLQMKSAIEHANVLLKELNELCFGLLHAYEPVLRAIADELLEQETVPGETVYRLIREHKNTLKIVHEPEAA; this is translated from the coding sequence ATGAAGCCGGGAAAGAACTCGCTTGGTAAAAGACGCACACGCACGATCGTCATTTCGGTGTGCGCGGCACTCATTGCGGGGTTGCTCGCATTCGGCGTGTGGCGTTACCAGCAGCGCGCGGCGCAAGTCGCGCCGGCGCTGACCGGTGTCGCAAACCAGATGCGCCATGATGCTTCGGCATGGACGCGCGAAGAGAAAGACGCCTCGCAAATGCTGCGCGACATTCGCGACGCCAATGTCGCCGCGGTCGGCGTGAGTCCGAACGCGATTCTGATCTCGAAGCGCGACGGCACGAAATACTTCGTCACCGACCACAACGCGACCTTCTCACACGCGCTTCTGCTCGGCGAACCCAAGTCCGACGAGGCCGCCACCTATCAGCTCGTCTGGCTTCCCGACGCGGATATTCTCTCCGCCGGCTCACGCTGGGCACAACTTTTCGATCAGACTCGCGACGTCATCAGCTTGCTGCTTCCGCTGTTGTTGATCGGCGGTATGGCATGGTTCATGCGGCGCGAAATGCGCGGTGGCGCGGGGCTGCTCGACACGGCGCCGGCGCTGCGTTTCGACGACGTGATCGGCGCGGCCGAAGCGAAGACGGCACTCGCGGACATTCGCAGCTATCTGTCCGATCCGAAGCAGTTCACGTCGATGGGCGTGCGCGCGCCGTGCGGCATTCTGATGGTGGGCGGACCGGGCGTCGGCAAGACGCGGCTTGCTCAGGCGCTGGCGGGCGAGTGCGGCGCGAACTTCATCTCGATCACCGGCAGCTATTTCAGTGCGAAGTACTACGGCGTCGGCATCCAGAAGGTCAAGCATCTGTTCGAACTGGCGCGCAAGAATGCGCCCACGGTGATCTTCATCGACGAAGCGGACGGCCTCGCCAAACGCACGGATACGGGCAGCGGTCCTGTCGAAGCCGAGAGCAACCGCATCATCAATCAGTTGCTCGCGGAGATGGACGGTTTTGCTTCGAACGAAGGGGTGATCATCGTCGCGGCGACCAATCACCCCGACAATCTGGACGAGGCGTTGCGCCGGCCGGGCCGCTTCGATCGCACCGTGCAGGTCCGTTTGCCCGACCGCGAAGATCGCGCGAAGATCTTCCGCTTCTACGCGCAGAAACTGAAATCGAAATCCGCCGACATCGACTATGACCAGCTGGCGCGCCTGACTACCGGCCTGTCTCCGGCAACGGTCGCGATGGTGGTCAATCAGGCGGGGCTCGTCGCGCGCAAATGCGGCGACACCGAAATTGCCTCGAAGCATTTCATGGAAGCGATCAAGATTGCGCGCATCGGCGACGTGAGCGGCGCCGAGCGCGCGCTGAGCGAAGACGAGCGCACGCGTATAGCCGTGCACGAAGCGGGGCACGGTCTCGTCGCCGCGCTGCTGGGTACGGGCGTGCTCGAGGAAGTCACGATTCTGCCGCGCGGCGGCGCGTTGGGTGTCGCGCTCATTACCAAAGCGCAGGACAAGCACCTGTATCGCGAGACCGAGATCCGCAATGAAATCCAGGTCTTGCTCGGTGGCCGCAACGCTGAAATTCTCACGTTCTCCGAAGCATCGAGCGGTGCCGCCTCGGATCTGCAGGAAGCGTCGCGCATCAGCCTGGATATGGTGTCGAAATTCGGCTTCAACAGCGACGGCGATCTGTTCAGTCTGGCGGCACTGCCGTCACAATATGCAGGCTTGCAGATGAAGAGTGCGATCGAACACGCGAACGTGCTGCTCAAGGAGTTGAATGAACTGTGCTTCGGGCTGTTGCATGCCTACGAGCCAGTGCTGCGCGCCATTGCGGACGAACTGCTCGAGCAGGAAACCGTTCCCGGAGAAACCGTGTACCGGTTGATCAGGGAACATAAAAACACGCTGAAGATCGTTCACGAACCGGAGGCTGCGTGA